CGTAGACACTCCACCCTAGAAGCTTAGATGCCGCCCAACGCTACGGAGTTCCGGGGAATGTTGAGGAAAACCAGTCATTCCGGGCTCCCGGTTGGACCAAGCCACAGTCTTGTTCTTCTCCGCTCGAGGCATCAGGCAACAGTCCCGGTCGGCTCCTTGGGAGAGACACCGTCGGGATTATTAATTTTGGCTCCGTGTGGAGCTGGCACCGGACCTCGTAGCAGCGGATCGTCAGTTACGGTCATCCAGCGGCTGAGCCGTTGACGCATCTCATCCAAGACGCTTCGGTAGGCCCGATCGGGTGCAAGGTTCTGATGCTCGGTTGGATCGAAAACGAGGTCGTAGAGTTCTTCTTGAGGCACAGTGCGCTTTCTCCAGCCATGATCCAGCCAAAAATCCTTGCTGAGGCCGTCATCGCAATTTGGCAGTACAGGCGTCTTGCGTTCGTCATAGTGCCGTATGTACTTCCATCGTGAGGTGCGTACTGCGCGTTTTGGCTCGTATGATGCGTGGTAGTTCACTTCGGCAAAGACTTCTTCGTTGATCTCCTTCCTTTGTCCGCGCAAGATCGGCAAAAACGACCTCCCCTCGAGCCACGAAGGTTTTTCGATTCCAATGAAGTCACAAATCGTGGGAAAAATATCCAGATGCGAAATTAAGCTGTCGCAGACTACGCCCCCTTTGAACTCGCCGGGACCTCGCATGATCAGCGATACTCCCCAACCGTCGTCCGTCAGATTGCACTTCATGGAGGGAAAGGCGACGCCGTGATCGGTGGTGCTAATTACTAACGTATTCTCTAACAGACCCTTTCTTTCAAGCGCATCGATCACTTGCCCTGCTCCGTGATCCATGATGCGTGCGCTTGCGTGATGTCTTGCCATATCCATGCGCGTTTCGGGTGTGTCCGCTATGGGAACTGGAGGCAGGATGTAGTTGGGATTATCTCCAACGGTTGGGTTCGGATACTCGCGATGCGTTTCCTGGAAGCCGACGTCCAGAAAGAATGGAATATGCGGATTGGATTCGACAAATGCTGACGCAGCCGGCGCTACCGTCGCAGCACTCTGGCTCTCGGGAGCTAAAGTTGCAGGTGGAAGCATTTCGTCAAAGCCAATCATTTCAGGCTTCGCGGCGATATGTTGCAGCCCAGCCAGCACAGATTTGTAGCCCGCGCGCCTCAACGTATACAGAATGTGCTTCCGGTAGTCATTCAAGGCAAATCCGCGATGTGCCAGTCCCAACATGCCGTTCTTGTGAGCGCACTGTCCGGTAAGCAATGCGGCACGACTGGGAGAGCAAGTCGGAGCAACGCTGAAAGCTCGTCGGAACAGAATCCCTTCGCGTGCAAGACGCTGGAGAT
The sequence above is a segment of the Acidobacteriota bacterium genome. Coding sequences within it:
- a CDS encoding sulfatase; the protein is MEEVEASSTSRREFLRGIAGVGLAAGLQPLQNSGDSEPRKLPSIVYIHSHDSGRYLQPYGYAVPTPNLQRLAREGILFRRAFSVAPTCSPSRAALLTGQCAHKNGMLGLAHRGFALNDYRKHILYTLRRAGYKSVLAGLQHIAAKPEMIGFDEMLPPATLAPESQSAATVAPAASAFVESNPHIPFFLDVGFQETHREYPNPTVGDNPNYILPPVPIADTPETRMDMARHHASARIMDHGAGQVIDALERKGLLENTLVISTTDHGVAFPSMKCNLTDDGWGVSLIMRGPGEFKGGVVCDSLISHLDIFPTICDFIGIEKPSWLEGRSFLPILRGQRKEINEEVFAEVNYHASYEPKRAVRTSRWKYIRHYDERKTPVLPNCDDGLSKDFWLDHGWRKRTVPQEELYDLVFDPTEHQNLAPDRAYRSVLDEMRQRLSRWMTVTDDPLLRGPVPAPHGAKINNPDGVSPKEPTGTVA